A window of the Phalacrocorax carbo chromosome 26, bPhaCar2.1, whole genome shotgun sequence genome harbors these coding sequences:
- the LOC135317535 gene encoding olfactory receptor 14J1-like: MSNSSSITHFLLLAFAGTRELQLLHFWLSLAIYLAALLGNGLIVTAIACDHRLHTPMYFFLLNLSLLDLGSISTTLPKSMANSLGDTRGISYAGCAAQAFLFLFLMSAEFYLLTVMAYDRYVAICTPLHYGTLLGSRACAHMAAAAWAGGFLSALLHTASTFSLPLCHGNALGQFFCEIPQILKLSCSDTYLREVGLLVVSACAAFGCFVFILFSYVQIFRAVLRLPSEQGRHKAFSTCLPHLAVVSLFISTAMFAYLKPPSISSPPLDLVVAVLYSVVPPAVNPLIYSLRNQELKQPIEEVISWIFVNINKLSFALLK, translated from the coding sequence atgtccaacagcagctccatcacccacttcctcctcctggcgttTGCAGGCacgcgggagctgcagctcctgcacttctggctctccctggccatctacctggctgccctcctgggcaacGGGCTCATCGTCACCGCCATCGCCTGCGACCACCGCCTCCACACccccatgtacttcttcctcctcaacctctccctcctcgacctgggctccatctccaccactctccccaaatccatggcCAATTCCCTCGGGGACACCAGGGGCATCTCCTACGCGGGATGTGCTGCACaagcctttctgtttctctttttgatgTCAGCAGAGTTTTATCTCCTGACGGTGATGGCCTACGACCGCTACGTGGCCATCTGCACACCCCTGCACTACGGgaccctgctgggcagcagagcttgtgcccacatggcagcagctgcctgggccggTGGGTTTCTCAGTGCTCTGCTGCACACGGCCAGTACATTTTCACTCCCGCTCTGCCATGGCAATGCCCTGGGgcagttcttctgtgaaatccccCAGATCCTCAAGCTCTCCTGCTCAGACACCTACCTCAGGGAAGTCGGGCTTCTTGTGGTTAGTGCCTGTGCAgcatttgggtgttttgttttcatccttttctcctacgtgcagatcttcagggctgtgctgaggctcccctctgagcagggacggcacaaagccttttccacgTGCCTCCCTCACCTGGCCGTGGTCTCCCTGTTTATCAGCACTGCCATGTTTGCCTACCTAAAGCCTCcttccatctcctccccacccctggacctggtggtggcagtgctgtactCGGTGGTGCCTCCAGCAGTGAACCCCCTCATCTACAGCCTGAGGAACCAGGAGCTCAAGCAGCCCATTGAGGAAGTGATTTCATGGATATTTGTCAATATCAATAAACTTTCCTTCGCTCTCCTCAAATGA